A region from the Altererythrobacter sp. H2 genome encodes:
- a CDS encoding transglycosylase domain-containing protein: MGLFDSLFRKRRPAASTAPHGGFYPLHDAYGDGPDYDAWDARLDEVEQRYARQDALEERRRQRWWQRPYWQGRRKRWWAARTVAATLLLFFLLVGWLAVTAPLSRSLEPIAPPEITLLASDGTPIARNGAVVDKPVKVADLPPHVIEPLLAIEDRRFYSHWGVDPRGIARAVFTGVGGGSTITQQLAKFTFLTPERSLTRKAREALIAFWLEAWLTKDEILERYLSNAYFGDNTYGLRAASLHYFYRQPENLKPEQAAMLAGLLQAPSRYAPTRNFDRAKQRMGLVVTSMVAAGYLTEAEAKAMPVPRIDSRRRNTLPTGTYFADWALPEARGIADPGYASQTLTTTLDSRLQGIARRVTSNARLGQAQVALVAMRPNGEVVAMIGGKDYAKSPFNRATQAKRQPGSTFKLFVYLAALRSGMRPDHRVANTEITTGSYRPRNAGGTYSDSLTLQEAFAQSSNVAAVRLLDQIGSEAVIDTARDLGVSSPLAEGDPSLALGTSTMTLLELTAAYAGVAANDFPVQPHAFKQEEEGWFDWLWNGRTSLTSRQHGNIEDLLRSAVNRGTGRAAMLRGPNFGKTGTSQDYRDALFVGYAGDLVVGVWIGNDDNSPLNGITGGGLPARIWRDFMTQALGEVPVRRRQAPQPDPSGPVQPQDLPDLDALPPGPNGTRLRVEGNGVVISTDVDGLPVDVRIDEDGVGLVPADPPPER; encoded by the coding sequence ATGGGTCTGTTCGATTCCCTTTTTCGCAAGCGCCGTCCTGCTGCGTCTACAGCGCCGCATGGCGGGTTCTATCCGTTGCACGACGCCTATGGCGACGGGCCCGATTACGATGCATGGGACGCGCGGCTGGATGAAGTCGAGCAGCGCTATGCCCGGCAGGATGCGCTGGAGGAGCGCAGGCGGCAACGCTGGTGGCAGCGCCCCTATTGGCAGGGACGGCGCAAGCGCTGGTGGGCGGCCCGGACCGTGGCTGCCACCCTGTTGCTGTTCTTCCTGCTGGTCGGCTGGCTGGCGGTCACCGCGCCGCTCTCCCGCTCGCTGGAGCCGATTGCGCCGCCGGAGATTACCCTGCTGGCATCGGACGGCACTCCGATTGCGCGCAACGGGGCGGTGGTGGATAAGCCGGTCAAGGTGGCAGACCTGCCGCCGCACGTGATCGAGCCGCTGCTGGCGATCGAGGACCGGCGTTTCTACAGCCACTGGGGGGTCGATCCGCGCGGCATTGCCCGGGCCGTGTTCACCGGCGTGGGCGGCGGCAGTACGATCACCCAGCAGCTCGCCAAGTTCACCTTCCTCACGCCCGAACGCAGCCTCACCCGCAAGGCGCGCGAGGCGCTGATCGCGTTCTGGCTGGAAGCCTGGCTGACCAAGGACGAGATCCTCGAACGGTACCTCTCCAACGCCTACTTCGGGGACAATACCTACGGCCTGCGCGCGGCCAGCCTGCATTATTTCTATCGTCAGCCGGAAAACCTCAAGCCGGAACAGGCCGCCATGCTGGCCGGGTTGCTCCAGGCGCCATCGCGCTATGCCCCGACCCGCAATTTCGACCGGGCGAAGCAGCGGATGGGGCTGGTGGTTACCTCGATGGTCGCCGCCGGGTACCTGACCGAGGCGGAAGCGAAGGCCATGCCGGTGCCGCGGATCGATTCGCGGCGGCGCAACACCCTGCCGACCGGCACGTATTTCGCGGACTGGGCCCTGCCCGAAGCGCGCGGAATCGCTGACCCCGGCTATGCCTCGCAGACCCTTACGACAACGCTGGATTCACGCCTGCAGGGGATCGCGCGGCGGGTCACCTCGAATGCGCGGCTGGGGCAGGCGCAGGTCGCGCTGGTGGCGATGCGGCCCAACGGGGAAGTGGTAGCGATGATCGGGGGCAAGGATTACGCCAAGTCGCCCTTCAACCGCGCCACCCAGGCCAAGCGCCAGCCGGGCTCCACCTTCAAGCTGTTCGTCTATCTCGCGGCGCTACGGTCCGGGATGAGGCCAGACCACCGCGTCGCCAATACCGAGATTACCACCGGCAGCTACCGGCCCCGCAACGCGGGAGGAACCTATTCGGACTCGCTGACTCTTCAGGAAGCCTTCGCCCAATCGAGCAACGTCGCCGCAGTCCGCCTGCTGGACCAGATCGGGAGCGAGGCGGTGATCGATACGGCGCGCGACCTCGGCGTCTCATCGCCCCTGGCCGAGGGCGACCCGAGCCTTGCGCTGGGCACGTCAACCATGACCCTGCTGGAACTCACCGCCGCCTATGCCGGCGTCGCCGCCAACGATTTCCCGGTCCAGCCCCACGCTTTCAAGCAGGAGGAGGAAGGCTGGTTCGACTGGTTGTGGAACGGCCGCACCAGCCTCACCTCACGCCAGCACGGCAATATCGAGGACCTCTTGCGCAGCGCGGTGAACCGGGGGACCGGGCGGGCTGCGATGCTGCGCGGGCCGAATTTCGGCAAGACCGGTACCAGCCAGGATTATCGCGATGCGCTGTTCGTCGGGTATGCCGGCGATCTGGTGGTGGGCGTGTGGATCGGCAACGATGACAATTCGCCCCTGAACGGGATTACTGGCGGGGGTCTGCCGGCGCGCATCTGGCGTGATTTCATGACCCAGGCGCTGGGCGAGGTACCGGTGCGCAGGCGGCAAGCGCCGCAGCCTGATCCTTCGGGCCCGGTCCAGCCGCAGGATCTGCCCGACCTCGACGCCCTGCCGCCCGGGCCAAACGGGACGCGGCTTCGGGTGGAGGGCAACGGTGTGGTCATCTCGACCGATGTGGACGGCTTGCCGGTCGACGTGAGGATCGACGAGGATGGCGTGGGGCTGGTCCCGGCAGATCCGCCGCCTGAACGCTAG
- the ruvX gene encoding Holliday junction resolvase RuvX codes for MDQGAPVTDRAPEFRALLPDGGVLLALDLGTKTIGIALCDAGWRFASAGKTMPRGKFGRDRDALAALVRERSVRGVVIGLPLNMDGSEGPRAQASRAYARNLAAALSLPVLLWDERWSTASAEQAMIGQDMSRARRAEKIDSHAAAVILQAAIDALTGAAF; via the coding sequence ATGGACCAGGGCGCCCCGGTAACCGACCGGGCACCGGAGTTCCGCGCGCTCCTGCCGGACGGCGGTGTGCTGCTGGCGCTCGATCTCGGCACCAAGACTATCGGAATTGCCCTGTGCGATGCGGGCTGGCGCTTTGCCAGTGCAGGCAAGACCATGCCGCGCGGCAAGTTCGGGCGTGACCGGGACGCTCTGGCGGCTCTGGTCAGGGAGCGCAGCGTGCGGGGCGTGGTGATCGGCCTGCCGCTCAACATGGACGGCAGCGAGGGGCCGCGCGCCCAGGCCAGCCGTGCCTATGCCCGCAACCTGGCCGCAGCGCTAAGCCTGCCGGTGCTGCTGTGGGACGAACGCTGGTCCACTGCCAGTGCCGAACAGGCCATGATCGGGCAGGACATGAGCCGGGCGCGCCGCGCAGAAAAGATCGACAGCCATGCCGCCGCGGTCATCTTGCAGGCGGCAATCGACGCGCTGACCGGCGCCGCGTTCTAG
- a CDS encoding AI-2E family transporter — MSAGPPEAEDMGASPTRIESTRLRFEAARALVWASVIGLVVLAIYISQSLLVIFGALVFGAMIDGGARLLGRVLKIGRSWRVAIVLLLTVAFFIWLVIFAGAQLAEEAAEFPQIVTKQAGELLALLRQHGIAVNTSDLQSMAGNLMSGVGSVTRAIGGLFGGLTTLLLIVIIGIYLAFDPRAYERGVAWMVPEDYRPAFFDTLSHQAYTMRRLLAGRLLGMVIEGVFTWAMLAIYGVPMAVLLGLLTGLLVFIPNVGAIISGVLMVLVGFSGGTEMGLYTIFVYLLVQNFDGYVIIPMIAKKTVDLAPALVLSAQLVFGVLFGILGLALADPLLAMIKVGLERRAARIDQHDAMEAEAG, encoded by the coding sequence GTGAGCGCTGGCCCGCCCGAAGCAGAAGACATGGGCGCGAGCCCGACCCGGATCGAAAGCACCCGCCTGCGCTTTGAAGCCGCCCGCGCCCTGGTCTGGGCATCGGTCATCGGGCTGGTGGTGCTGGCGATCTATATCTCGCAGTCCCTGCTGGTGATCTTCGGCGCTCTGGTGTTCGGCGCGATGATCGACGGCGGCGCGCGGTTGCTGGGCCGGGTGCTGAAGATCGGGCGCAGCTGGCGGGTGGCGATCGTGCTGCTGTTGACCGTGGCCTTCTTCATCTGGCTGGTCATATTCGCCGGAGCGCAGCTGGCTGAAGAAGCAGCAGAATTTCCCCAGATTGTGACCAAACAGGCCGGCGAACTGCTGGCGCTGCTGCGCCAACACGGGATTGCCGTCAACACCAGCGACCTCCAGTCGATGGCCGGCAACCTGATGAGCGGCGTCGGCAGTGTCACCCGTGCGATCGGCGGGTTGTTCGGCGGGCTGACGACGCTGCTGCTGATCGTGATCATCGGGATCTATCTCGCCTTCGACCCGCGCGCTTACGAGCGTGGAGTCGCCTGGATGGTGCCGGAAGACTACCGTCCGGCCTTCTTCGACACGCTTAGCCATCAGGCCTATACCATGCGTCGCCTGCTGGCCGGGCGGCTGCTGGGAATGGTGATCGAGGGCGTATTCACCTGGGCCATGCTGGCGATCTACGGCGTGCCCATGGCCGTGCTGCTGGGCCTGCTGACGGGCCTGCTGGTGTTCATCCCCAACGTCGGCGCGATTATCTCCGGCGTCCTGATGGTCCTGGTCGGCTTTTCAGGCGGGACGGAGATGGGGCTCTACACGATTTTCGTCTATTTGCTGGTCCAGAACTTCGACGGTTACGTCATCATACCGATGATCGCCAAGAAGACCGTCGATCTTGCCCCCGCGCTGGTGCTTTCGGCTCAGCTGGTGTTCGGGGTGCTGTTCGGTATCCTCGGGCTGGCCCTGGCTGATCCGCTGCTGGCCATGATCAAGGTCGGGCTGGAGCGACGGGCAGCGCGGATCGACCAGCATGACGCGATGGAGGCAGAGGCAGGATAA
- a CDS encoding PaaI family thioesterase, with product MNAELPRFDPAMAARFVFSRGHPGWLGLHYTAHGENWVELTLPWREDLVGETDSGVLASGPIISLMDMACGMAIWTTTGEFRAAATLDLRVDYMRPARQGAAVHGRAECYRVTRSAAFLRGVAHDGEPGDPVAHVAAVFMFIPGNTR from the coding sequence ATGAACGCCGAGCTTCCCCGTTTCGATCCCGCCATGGCAGCCCGCTTCGTGTTTTCGCGCGGGCATCCCGGCTGGCTCGGGCTGCACTACACCGCCCATGGTGAAAACTGGGTGGAACTGACGCTGCCCTGGCGCGAGGACCTGGTTGGCGAGACGGACAGCGGTGTACTCGCCTCAGGGCCGATCATCAGCCTGATGGACATGGCCTGCGGCATGGCGATCTGGACCACCACGGGCGAGTTCCGCGCGGCCGCCACGCTCGACCTGCGGGTCGATTACATGCGCCCGGCGCGGCAAGGTGCGGCCGTGCACGGCCGGGCCGAATGCTACCGGGTGACCCGTTCCGCCGCTTTCCTGCGCGGCGTGGCGCACGATGGCGAACCCGGCGATCCGGTCGCCCATGTCGCGGCAGTGTTCATGTTCATTCCGGGAAATACGCGATGA
- the cobS gene encoding cobaltochelatase subunit CobS yields the protein MNDMTDRSHAPSDTTVLAAPDTEVDVREVFGVDVDWKVPAFSKADSRVPDLDEGYVFDPETTLAILAGFAFDRRVMVQGYHGTGKSTHIEQVAARLNWPCIRINLDAHISRIDLVGRDAIVLRDGLQVTEFREGLLPWALQHPVALVFDEYDAGRPDVMFVIQRVLEQQGKLTLLDQNRVIRPDPNFRLFATANTVGLGDTSGLYHGTQAINQGQMDRWNIVVGLNYLPAETELEIVRAKNPETDAKVLADMIKVADLTRQGFINGDISTVMSPRTVITWAQNAAIFNNVGFAFRVSFLNKCDEAERMLVAEYYQRVFAEELPESVLGKR from the coding sequence ATGAACGACATGACCGACCGCAGCCACGCCCCGTCCGACACCACCGTGCTTGCCGCGCCCGACACCGAAGTCGATGTGCGGGAAGTGTTCGGCGTCGATGTCGACTGGAAGGTGCCCGCCTTCAGCAAGGCGGATTCGCGCGTGCCCGATCTTGATGAAGGCTACGTGTTCGATCCGGAAACGACGCTGGCGATCCTGGCCGGGTTCGCGTTTGACCGGCGGGTCATGGTGCAGGGCTATCACGGCACCGGCAAGTCGACCCACATCGAGCAGGTCGCCGCGCGCCTCAACTGGCCCTGTATCCGCATCAACCTTGACGCGCACATCAGCCGGATCGACCTGGTCGGACGCGATGCGATCGTGCTGCGTGATGGCCTGCAGGTGACCGAATTCCGCGAAGGGCTGCTGCCCTGGGCGCTCCAGCACCCGGTGGCGCTGGTCTTCGACGAATACGACGCCGGCCGCCCGGACGTGATGTTCGTGATCCAGCGCGTGCTGGAACAGCAGGGCAAGCTGACCCTGCTGGACCAGAACCGGGTGATCCGGCCCGATCCCAACTTCCGCCTCTTCGCGACCGCCAATACGGTCGGCCTGGGCGATACCAGCGGGCTCTATCACGGTACCCAGGCGATCAACCAGGGCCAGATGGACCGGTGGAACATCGTGGTGGGCCTCAACTACCTGCCGGCCGAAACCGAGCTGGAAATCGTCAGGGCCAAGAACCCGGAAACCGATGCCAAGGTGCTGGCCGACATGATCAAGGTCGCCGATCTGACCCGCCAAGGCTTCATCAACGGCGACATTTCGACCGTGATGAGCCCGCGCACGGTGATCACCTGGGCGCAGAACGCGGCGATCTTCAACAATGTCGGTTTCGCCTTCCGCGTCAGCTTCCTCAACAAGTGCGACGAGGCGGAGCGGATGCTGGTGGCCGAATACTATCAGCGGGTCTTCGCCGAAGAGCTGCCCGAGAGCGTGCTCGGCAAGCGTTAG
- a CDS encoding transposase, translating to MMDIRDNSVCSLTECIEGLDAVGLDPRDPETLGQAALWLRRLGNNRSFLGDMLLAELRDGCGSGQPDSAYSPQSLLLSDYRQGYFLRANIWPGETDQTYRASGAGAFAYGVSHDHNFDFLTIGYHGPGYESEYWEYDYGKVAGLPGEQAGLRYCGRHTLSPGTILHYRAHRDVHSQLPPKSLSVSLNVMATNPAQGWFDQYGFDPGSDTVTGVLSPNSTETFLRLAVACGSEDALELAVHFGRTHPSDRLRLAAFEARAEQARDKAHRDAIWREAEASGSRLVAATATRNRGAMA from the coding sequence ATGATGGATATCCGCGATAATTCCGTGTGTAGCCTCACCGAATGCATCGAAGGGCTCGATGCTGTCGGCCTCGACCCGCGCGATCCGGAAACGCTGGGGCAGGCCGCGCTATGGCTTCGCCGCCTTGGCAACAACCGGAGCTTTCTCGGTGACATGCTGCTGGCCGAGTTGCGCGATGGCTGCGGCAGCGGGCAGCCTGACAGCGCCTATAGCCCGCAGTCCCTCCTGTTGTCAGACTATCGCCAGGGCTATTTCCTGCGGGCCAATATCTGGCCGGGTGAAACCGACCAGACTTACAGGGCCAGCGGAGCGGGGGCATTCGCCTATGGCGTGTCGCACGACCACAATTTCGATTTCCTGACCATCGGCTATCACGGGCCGGGCTACGAAAGCGAATACTGGGAGTATGATTACGGGAAAGTCGCAGGGCTTCCCGGCGAACAGGCGGGGCTGCGCTATTGCGGGCGCCACACCCTTTCGCCCGGCACGATCCTGCACTACCGCGCGCACCGCGATGTCCATTCGCAGCTGCCGCCCAAGAGCCTGTCAGTCTCGCTCAATGTGATGGCGACTAATCCGGCGCAGGGCTGGTTTGATCAGTATGGTTTCGATCCGGGCAGCGACACCGTTACCGGTGTGCTCAGCCCTAACTCTACTGAAACCTTCCTGCGGCTGGCCGTCGCCTGCGGCAGCGAGGACGCGCTCGAACTGGCAGTCCATTTTGGCCGGACCCATCCAAGCGACCGCCTGCGGCTGGCAGCTTTCGAGGCGCGTGCGGAGCAAGCACGGGACAAGGCGCACCGGGATGCGATCTGGCGGGAGGCGGAGGCAAGCGGATCGCGGCTGGTTGCCGCCACCGCGACCCGCAACCGCGGCGCGATGGCCTAG
- a CDS encoding DUF3089 domain-containing protein, giving the protein MARKFLYVVAAIVVLFIAGGFILAIWWQDLTRAVFVPGDAFVAQAPLEVSAYDDPAMWLSRPGMGMNDPARWQPAQQREGTAVPTPADGAAPAFAVFFIHPTSYLDRSSWNAPLDDADSQRIAQIYIRGMASPFNRASEIWAPKYRQATFGSFLTDTPDSEKAIAAAYDDVRQAFEFFVSSIDPDMPIVLAGHSQGSLHLLRLMREELAGSPLAPRIAAIYAVGWPISVPHDLPALGFPACATSAQAGCVMSWSSYAEPADPSDVLDSYAASTGFDGKQRGTSPILCTNPLTGAVGGTAEASRNLGTLIPEKDYVSGTLRPGAVPARCDERGLLLIGVPPEVGDAVLPGNNYHVYDIPLFWANVQADVVQRVEAWTRAPR; this is encoded by the coding sequence ATGGCGCGCAAGTTCCTTTACGTGGTGGCGGCAATCGTCGTGCTGTTCATTGCCGGCGGTTTCATTCTGGCGATCTGGTGGCAGGATCTGACCCGGGCGGTGTTCGTGCCCGGCGATGCCTTCGTCGCTCAGGCGCCGCTCGAAGTGAGCGCCTACGACGATCCCGCCATGTGGCTGTCTCGCCCCGGCATGGGCATGAATGACCCGGCCCGGTGGCAGCCCGCGCAGCAACGGGAAGGCACCGCTGTCCCCACACCCGCCGATGGCGCTGCGCCCGCCTTCGCCGTCTTCTTCATCCATCCGACCAGCTACCTCGACCGGTCGAGCTGGAACGCTCCGCTGGATGACGCTGATTCGCAGCGGATCGCGCAGATTTACATTCGCGGCATGGCCAGCCCGTTCAACCGGGCGAGCGAAATCTGGGCGCCGAAGTATCGCCAGGCCACGTTCGGTTCCTTCCTGACCGATACGCCCGATTCCGAGAAGGCCATTGCGGCAGCGTATGACGATGTGCGCCAGGCGTTCGAATTCTTCGTGTCCAGCATCGATCCGGACATGCCGATTGTCCTCGCCGGGCACAGCCAGGGATCGCTCCATCTCCTGCGCCTGATGCGGGAGGAGCTGGCAGGCAGCCCGCTCGCGCCGCGCATCGCCGCGATCTATGCCGTGGGCTGGCCGATCTCGGTTCCGCACGATCTCCCGGCGCTGGGCTTTCCCGCCTGTGCCACGTCGGCTCAGGCGGGCTGCGTGATGAGCTGGTCAAGCTATGCCGAGCCGGCCGACCCTTCCGATGTGCTGGACAGTTACGCGGCATCGACCGGATTTGACGGAAAGCAGCGCGGCACCAGCCCGATCCTGTGCACCAATCCCCTGACCGGGGCCGTGGGGGGAACGGCCGAGGCATCCCGCAATCTGGGCACGCTCATTCCGGAAAAGGATTACGTCTCGGGCACGCTCCGGCCGGGTGCTGTCCCCGCCCGCTGCGACGAGCGCGGGCTGCTGCTGATTGGCGTTCCGCCAGAAGTCGGTGACGCGGTGCTGCCCGGCAACAACTACCACGTTTACGATATCCCGCTGTTCTGGGCGAATGTGCAGGCAGACGTGGTGCAGCGGGTCGAGGCATGGACCAGGGCGCCCCGGTAA
- a CDS encoding PaaI family thioesterase, producing the protein MTDRQIDALRMELPAYARSLGIVIERLDQGAPVLAMPFDSHVEGRPTVLHGGATSGLLENAGYAALRAELHRHGRQVRMKPIGITVQFLTAAKCQTTFAVGHVNRLGRRNANIEVSAWQDDPERPVATAVMNILMVEEQG; encoded by the coding sequence ATGACCGATCGGCAGATTGACGCGCTGCGGATGGAGCTGCCCGCCTATGCCCGCTCGCTCGGGATCGTGATCGAACGGCTCGACCAGGGTGCGCCGGTCCTGGCGATGCCGTTCGACAGCCATGTCGAAGGCCGCCCGACCGTGTTGCACGGCGGTGCCACCAGCGGACTGCTGGAGAACGCCGGCTACGCCGCCTTGCGCGCTGAACTGCACCGGCACGGCCGCCAGGTGCGGATGAAGCCGATCGGGATCACGGTGCAGTTCCTTACTGCTGCCAAGTGCCAGACGACGTTCGCCGTCGGCCATGTCAACCGGCTGGGGCGGCGCAATGCCAACATCGAGGTTTCGGCATGGCAGGACGATCCGGAGCGTCCGGTCGCCACGGCGGTGATGAATATCCTGATGGTCGAGGAACAGGGCTAG